The proteins below come from a single Halostagnicola larsenii XH-48 genomic window:
- the aroA gene encoding 3-phosphoshikimate 1-carboxyvinyltransferase, with amino-acid sequence MNVTLGPSKLGGTATAPPSKSYTHRAILASGYADSATVRDALWSADTRATARAVELFGGSVTRSDDGTLSVEGFDGTPEVPADVIDCDNSGTTMRLVTAAAALADGTSVLTGDESLRSRPQGPLLEALSDLGADAASTRANGQAPLVVTGPLSGDRVSIPGDVSSQYITALLMAGAVTADGLEIDLETELKSAPYVDVTIELLADFGVDAEATEDGFAVPGGQSYAPEGGEYAVPGDFSSISYPLAAGAIASEDGVRIEGAHPSAQGDTAIVDIVDRMGADVEWNRDDGTIDVSKAPLEGIDVSVEDTPDLLPTIATLGAVADGDTRITNAEHVRFKETDRVSAMAEELEKMGVETTETRDSLTVHGDESTIRGATVDGRADHRIVMSLALAGLAADGETTIQGGEHVDVSFPGFFGMLSSLGATVETAD; translated from the coding sequence ATGAACGTCACGCTCGGTCCCTCGAAGCTTGGGGGAACGGCGACGGCACCGCCATCGAAGAGTTACACGCATCGCGCGATTTTGGCGTCGGGGTACGCCGACAGCGCCACGGTACGCGACGCGCTCTGGAGTGCGGATACGCGTGCAACGGCGCGAGCTGTGGAATTGTTCGGCGGGAGCGTAACCCGATCGGACGATGGGACCCTCTCCGTCGAGGGCTTCGACGGCACTCCCGAGGTGCCGGCGGACGTGATCGACTGCGATAACAGTGGTACGACGATGCGACTCGTGACCGCGGCGGCGGCGCTTGCCGATGGCACGAGCGTGCTCACCGGCGACGAATCGCTCCGGTCTCGTCCGCAAGGGCCGCTGCTCGAGGCGCTCTCGGATCTCGGAGCTGATGCGGCGAGTACTCGAGCGAACGGACAGGCACCGCTGGTCGTCACCGGCCCGCTGTCGGGCGACCGCGTGTCGATTCCGGGCGACGTCTCCTCACAGTACATCACCGCCCTGTTGATGGCCGGCGCGGTGACGGCCGACGGCCTCGAGATCGACCTCGAGACGGAACTCAAGTCCGCGCCGTACGTCGACGTCACGATCGAATTGTTGGCGGACTTCGGCGTCGACGCCGAAGCCACCGAGGACGGCTTCGCGGTCCCGGGCGGGCAGTCTTACGCGCCTGAAGGCGGCGAATACGCCGTTCCCGGCGATTTTTCGTCGATCTCGTATCCGCTCGCGGCGGGTGCCATCGCGAGCGAAGACGGCGTTCGCATCGAGGGGGCACATCCGAGCGCGCAGGGAGATACCGCAATCGTCGATATCGTCGACCGGATGGGTGCGGACGTCGAGTGGAACCGCGACGATGGGACGATCGACGTCTCGAAAGCCCCTCTCGAGGGGATCGACGTTTCGGTCGAAGACACGCCCGATCTCCTCCCGACGATCGCGACCCTCGGCGCGGTCGCCGACGGCGATACTCGAATCACCAACGCCGAGCACGTCCGGTTCAAGGAAACCGATCGCGTGAGCGCGATGGCCGAGGAACTCGAGAAGATGGGCGTCGAAACGACCGAAACGCGGGATTCGTTGACCGTTCACGGCGACGAGTCGACGATCCGGGGAGCGACCGTGGACGGACGTGCCGACCACCGAATCGTCATGTCGCTGGCGCTCGCGGGACTCGCTGCCGACGGCGAAACGACGATCCAGGGTGGCGAGCACGTAGACGTTTCTTTCCCCGGATTTTTCGGTATGCTTTCGAGTCTCGGTGCGACGGTCGAGACCGCGGACTAA
- a CDS encoding LolA family protein, whose translation MRRRRLIVAGASTALAGCFEDTSSEEAPASDDLVREAIDARGEINDLAAIRTMTAETPEEAIERRERLFQRPPDAQRREVLESSDSRAPEGMVSVRNQEVTWGYNPTTETVLERHHPNRFVADRTRLVLESLLEDYDLAYDGTDTVDNSEAHVVEATPKSDDEVGRSIELLVGETVYAIPLEAADSAEVDEAEVVRTIWIGDEHRYPIKEQTVVETDERTLHSLTVTYDELAINEGLEDGTFTYDPPSDAEVKSIGAEPIGIFDTPEAAAKILPFDLPDPAIPDDFELDRITVLDRGFGTTATSWYVEPTTPERELFVAVRETSRFDPDALTPIDIDGNEAYLRAGDLESVFWECEDVSYEVSSPHPGEPLEEIAASIGCPK comes from the coding sequence ATGCGCCGTCGTCGTCTTATCGTAGCGGGTGCTAGTACCGCGCTCGCCGGCTGTTTCGAGGACACCAGTTCGGAGGAGGCTCCGGCGAGCGACGACCTCGTTCGGGAAGCAATCGACGCTCGCGGAGAAATAAACGACCTCGCGGCTATTCGGACGATGACAGCCGAAACGCCGGAAGAAGCGATCGAGCGGCGGGAACGGCTCTTTCAACGACCCCCGGATGCCCAGCGACGGGAGGTCCTCGAGTCGTCGGATTCTCGCGCGCCCGAAGGGATGGTGTCGGTCCGAAATCAGGAGGTGACCTGGGGGTACAATCCGACGACGGAAACGGTCCTCGAGCGGCACCACCCGAACCGCTTCGTCGCGGATCGAACCCGTCTCGTCCTCGAATCACTCCTCGAGGACTACGACCTCGCGTACGACGGAACCGACACGGTTGACAATAGCGAGGCCCACGTCGTCGAAGCGACTCCGAAATCGGACGACGAGGTCGGGCGATCGATCGAACTGCTGGTGGGAGAGACGGTCTACGCGATTCCGCTCGAGGCCGCCGATTCGGCGGAGGTCGACGAGGCGGAGGTCGTTCGAACGATCTGGATCGGCGACGAACACCGGTACCCGATCAAAGAGCAGACGGTCGTCGAGACCGACGAACGTACCCTCCACAGCCTCACGGTGACCTACGACGAACTCGCGATCAACGAGGGACTCGAGGACGGGACGTTCACCTACGACCCGCCGTCGGACGCCGAGGTCAAGTCGATCGGCGCCGAACCCATCGGGATCTTCGACACTCCGGAAGCCGCGGCGAAAATTCTCCCGTTCGATCTCCCGGACCCGGCGATACCGGATGATTTCGAACTCGATCGAATCACCGTCCTGGACAGAGGCTTCGGTACGACGGCGACGAGTTGGTACGTCGAACCGACCACGCCCGAACGCGAACTGTTCGTTGCCGTCAGGGAAACGTCCCGGTTCGATCCGGACGCGCTCACCCCGATCGATATCGACGGCAACGAGGCGTATCTCCGCGCCGGTGACCTCGAGAGCGTTTTCTGGGAGTGCGAGGACGTGAGCTACGAAGTCTCGAGTCCGCATCCCGGCGAACCGCTCGAGGAAATCGCGGCGTCGATCGGCTGTCCGAAGTGA
- a CDS encoding M24 family metallopeptidase gives MDIDLSPLRSALADASVDGYLIDADGSDSDQRYVSDFTAPDPYQTLVTTAPTSQSGGSSDPNGSGEIGGRRGVHLLVSGLEYGRARADATVDSIARRADFDYRDRVAEYGPQEGTVRTIAAFLESHDVESVAVPPSFPTGTADGLREQGISVTVESEGIVETEIRARKSEWEIEQIQSTQRANERAMAVAEELIATADVEDGVLVYDDDPLTSERVTTEIEIELLRNGCALDETIVACGADGADPHDRGSGALEADELIVIDIFPRDKETGYFGDMTRTFLRGVPSEEQRRRYDVTQRAYEAALEAVEAGVTGAAVHDVACDVIEDAGYETLRSDPTTETGYIHNTGHGVGLDIHEQPTVSPSGGELEPGHVVSIEPGIYDPAVGGVRIEDLVVVTEDGHRNFNEYGVYLEPRA, from the coding sequence ATGGATATCGATCTTTCACCGCTTCGGTCCGCGCTCGCGGATGCAAGCGTCGACGGCTATCTCATCGACGCCGACGGATCGGATTCTGACCAGCGGTACGTCTCCGATTTCACCGCCCCGGATCCCTACCAGACGCTGGTTACGACCGCGCCAACCAGCCAGTCGGGCGGATCGTCCGACCCGAACGGTTCGGGCGAGATTGGCGGGCGCCGCGGCGTCCATCTCCTGGTCTCCGGACTCGAGTACGGGCGGGCACGCGCAGATGCGACTGTCGACTCGATCGCCCGGCGCGCCGACTTCGACTATCGCGACCGCGTCGCGGAGTACGGTCCCCAGGAGGGAACCGTTCGGACGATCGCGGCGTTTCTCGAGTCACACGACGTCGAATCGGTGGCCGTCCCCCCGAGTTTTCCGACGGGAACTGCGGACGGGCTTCGGGAACAGGGTATTTCGGTCACTGTCGAATCCGAGGGGATCGTCGAAACGGAGATCCGGGCGCGAAAATCCGAGTGGGAGATCGAACAGATTCAGTCGACCCAGCGAGCCAACGAGCGGGCGATGGCCGTCGCCGAGGAGTTGATCGCGACCGCAGATGTCGAGGACGGCGTTCTCGTTTACGACGACGACCCGCTGACGAGCGAACGCGTCACGACGGAGATCGAAATCGAACTGCTTCGCAACGGCTGCGCGCTCGACGAAACGATCGTCGCCTGCGGTGCCGACGGCGCGGATCCGCACGACCGCGGTAGCGGCGCGCTCGAGGCGGACGAACTGATCGTGATCGACATCTTCCCGCGGGACAAAGAGACGGGATACTTCGGCGATATGACCCGCACGTTCCTGCGCGGCGTACCGAGCGAGGAACAGCGACGGCGATACGACGTGACCCAGCGGGCCTACGAGGCGGCGCTCGAGGCTGTCGAGGCGGGCGTCACGGGAGCGGCGGTCCACGACGTGGCCTGCGACGTGATCGAGGACGCCGGCTACGAAACTCTCCGAAGCGACCCGACGACGGAGACGGGGTACATCCACAACACCGGCCACGGCGTCGGACTCGACATCCACGAACAGCCCACGGTGTCGCCGTCTGGGGGCGAACTCGAGCCCGGCCACGTCGTCAGTATCGAGCCCGGAATCTACGACCCCGCCGTCGGCGGCGTCCGAATCGAGGATCTGGTCGTCGTCACCGAGGACGGACACAGAAATTTCAACGAGTACGGCGTTTACCTCGAGCCGAGGGCGTAG
- a CDS encoding GMP synthase subunit A, whose amino-acid sequence MTKIVVVDNHGQFTHLEDRALRDLGVDSELIDNDTPPEEVDADGVVLSGGPDMDRTGQSAAYLESDMPVLGICLGMQLIAEELGGRVGSGEYGGYADVTVDLLSENDPLTGSLYPETRVWASHADEVKEVPEGFERTASSDVCGVEAMSDTDRDLYGVQWHPEVAHTEEGDEVFENFLEICTDD is encoded by the coding sequence ATGACGAAGATCGTCGTGGTGGACAACCACGGACAGTTTACGCACCTGGAGGATCGAGCGCTTCGAGATCTCGGGGTCGACTCGGAACTGATCGATAACGACACGCCGCCCGAGGAGGTCGACGCCGACGGCGTCGTGTTATCTGGCGGGCCGGATATGGATCGAACGGGACAGTCGGCGGCGTACCTCGAGTCCGATATGCCGGTGCTGGGAATCTGTCTGGGCATGCAGTTGATCGCCGAGGAACTCGGCGGCCGGGTCGGCAGCGGCGAGTACGGCGGCTACGCCGACGTCACCGTCGACCTGCTCTCGGAAAACGATCCGCTCACGGGCTCGCTGTACCCCGAAACCCGCGTCTGGGCGAGCCACGCCGACGAAGTCAAGGAAGTTCCCGAGGGATTCGAACGGACCGCCTCGAGCGACGTCTGCGGCGTCGAGGCGATGAGCGACACCGACCGAGACCTCTACGGCGTCCAGTGGCACCCGGAGGTAGCCCACACCGAGGAAGGCGACGAGGTCTTCGAGAACTTCCTCGAGATCTGTACGGACGACTGA
- the pan1 gene encoding proteasome-activating nucleotidase Pan1 has translation MSDTVDDVDLPYDEDEASQQEKIQSLEDRLEILESQNEEMRDKLLDANAENNKYQQKLERLTHENKKLKQSPLFVATVQELTDEGVIIKQHGNNQEALTEVTEEMREDLEPDSRVAVNNSLSIVKTLSGETDVRARVMEVTQSPEVEYEDIGGLEDQLQEVRETVEMPMKKPGMFDDVGIEPPSGVLLHGPPGTGKTMLAKAVANQTDATFIKMAGSELVHKFIGEGAKLVRDLFEVAREHEPAVIFIDEIDAIAAKRTESKTSGDAEVQRTMMQLLSEMDGFEERGEIRIIAATNRFDMLDRAILRPGRFDRLIEVPKPDEEGRELIFQIHTRGMNVADDVEFDSLAAEADEASGADVKAICTEAGMFAIRDDRTEIRMEDFQNAWEKVQASSDETEDVSKTFA, from the coding sequence ATGAGCGACACTGTGGACGACGTCGACCTCCCATACGACGAGGACGAGGCGTCCCAACAGGAGAAAATACAGTCGCTCGAGGACCGCCTAGAAATCCTCGAGTCGCAAAACGAGGAGATGCGCGACAAACTCCTCGATGCGAACGCCGAGAACAACAAATACCAGCAGAAACTCGAGCGACTTACGCACGAAAACAAGAAGCTGAAGCAGTCGCCGCTGTTCGTCGCGACGGTGCAGGAACTGACCGACGAAGGCGTCATCATCAAACAGCACGGAAACAATCAGGAGGCCCTGACCGAGGTCACCGAAGAGATGCGCGAGGACCTCGAGCCGGATTCCCGCGTTGCGGTTAACAACTCCCTCTCGATCGTCAAGACCCTCTCCGGAGAAACCGACGTCCGGGCTCGCGTGATGGAAGTCACCCAGAGTCCCGAGGTCGAATACGAGGATATCGGCGGGCTCGAGGACCAGCTACAGGAGGTTCGCGAAACCGTCGAGATGCCGATGAAGAAACCCGGCATGTTCGACGACGTTGGTATCGAACCGCCGAGCGGCGTTCTTCTGCACGGCCCACCGGGAACCGGCAAGACGATGCTCGCGAAAGCGGTCGCCAACCAGACCGACGCGACCTTCATCAAGATGGCCGGCTCGGAACTGGTTCACAAGTTCATCGGCGAGGGCGCGAAACTCGTTCGGGACCTCTTCGAGGTCGCCCGCGAGCACGAACCCGCGGTTATCTTCATCGACGAGATCGACGCCATCGCCGCCAAGCGAACCGAGTCCAAGACCTCCGGCGACGCCGAGGTCCAGCGGACGATGATGCAACTCCTCAGCGAGATGGACGGCTTCGAAGAGCGCGGCGAGATCCGCATCATCGCCGCCACGAACCGCTTCGACATGCTCGACCGCGCCATCCTTCGGCCCGGTCGGTTCGACCGCCTCATCGAAGTTCCGAAACCCGACGAGGAGGGCCGAGAACTGATTTTCCAGATCCACACGCGCGGCATGAACGTCGCCGACGACGTCGAGTTCGACTCGCTCGCCGCCGAAGCCGACGAAGCCTCCGGTGCCGACGTCAAGGCGATCTGTACCGAAGCGGGGATGTTCGCCATCCGCGACGACCGGACCGAGATCCGGATGGAAGACTTCCAGAACGCCTGGGAGAAGGTCCAGGCCAGTTCCGACGAGACCGAGGACGTCTCGAAGACGTTCGCCTGA
- a CDS encoding MarR family transcriptional regulator, giving the protein MSASESFRQESTPRGSWEDVRDLPPSAKLVAKVLEYNETMTQQQIADETLLPARTVRYALNRLDDENVIDSRFSFSDARKRLYTLDIES; this is encoded by the coding sequence ATGAGTGCTTCAGAGTCGTTTCGACAGGAGTCAACCCCCCGCGGAAGCTGGGAGGACGTTCGCGATCTGCCGCCGAGTGCGAAACTCGTCGCGAAGGTACTCGAGTACAACGAGACGATGACCCAACAGCAGATCGCCGACGAGACGCTGCTTCCGGCGCGTACCGTTCGATACGCGCTCAACCGACTCGACGACGAAAACGTGATCGACTCTCGATTTTCGTTCTCGGACGCGCGAAAGCGCCTCTACACGCTCGATATCGAATCTTAA
- the mre11 gene encoding DNA double-strand break repair protein Mre11, with amino-acid sequence MTRVIHTGDTHIGYQQYNAPERRRDFLEAFREVVDDAVEDDVDAVIHAGDLFHDRRPGLVDLQGTVEILRRLKDADIPFLAVVGNHESKRDGQWLDLFADLGLATRLGSEPYVLEAVALYGLDFVPRSRRDALEYEFEPLPEIAEHAALVTHGLFEPFAHADWDTERLLEESTVDFDAVLLGDNHKPDTAEVLETWVTYCGSTERASASEREDRGYNIVTFETSSESASDSQEEVTIRRRGLADTRPFVFVDVELNEGEGIDRVQERVREYDLEDAVVIVTIEGDGRPVTPATVEEFATDRGALVSRVNDRRELPDQDDEVSVSFADPDEAVRERVRELGLSDAALNIDRTVRRDDLADSNVRKTAERLVRELLEDDRSAFDPAPERDPAEVTTLADAMADRSGAESEEPDTDAEKSESTGDEDGSETEPIEPAARSSSEASEPVGSVSAGIGDEPDRANSSGESDGSKSNDGSDSNDGADSNESDEDSDSAETDRESAEPDREPSTDRSEESETTSLGDFA; translated from the coding sequence ATGACGCGGGTGATACACACGGGCGATACCCACATCGGGTACCAGCAGTACAACGCACCCGAGCGGCGACGCGACTTTCTCGAGGCGTTCCGCGAGGTCGTCGACGACGCGGTCGAAGACGACGTCGACGCGGTGATCCACGCGGGCGACCTGTTTCACGACCGACGGCCGGGACTGGTCGACCTTCAGGGAACGGTCGAAATCTTGCGCCGACTCAAGGACGCCGACATTCCGTTTCTCGCTGTCGTCGGCAACCACGAGTCCAAACGCGACGGCCAGTGGCTCGACCTGTTCGCCGACCTCGGCCTCGCGACTCGGCTCGGTTCCGAGCCCTACGTTCTCGAGGCCGTCGCGCTCTACGGTCTCGATTTCGTGCCCAGATCGCGGCGAGACGCCCTCGAGTACGAGTTCGAACCGCTCCCAGAAATCGCCGAACACGCGGCGCTCGTAACGCACGGCCTGTTCGAACCGTTCGCCCACGCCGACTGGGACACCGAACGGCTGCTCGAGGAATCGACCGTCGACTTCGACGCCGTATTGCTCGGCGACAATCACAAACCCGACACCGCAGAGGTGCTCGAGACGTGGGTCACCTACTGTGGGTCCACCGAGCGCGCGAGCGCCAGCGAGCGCGAGGACCGCGGCTACAATATCGTCACATTCGAGACGTCGTCAGAGTCGGCCTCCGACAGCCAAGAGGAGGTAACGATCCGTCGGCGCGGCCTCGCCGACACGCGACCGTTCGTCTTCGTCGACGTCGAACTCAACGAAGGGGAGGGAATCGACCGCGTGCAAGAGCGCGTCAGGGAGTACGACCTCGAGGACGCCGTCGTCATCGTCACCATCGAAGGCGACGGTAGACCGGTCACGCCCGCGACCGTCGAGGAGTTCGCGACTGACCGCGGGGCGCTCGTTTCGCGGGTCAACGACCGACGGGAGCTTCCCGATCAGGACGACGAGGTTTCGGTCAGCTTCGCCGACCCCGACGAGGCCGTCCGCGAACGGGTTCGCGAACTGGGACTCAGCGACGCCGCGTTGAACATAGACCGGACGGTGCGACGGGACGACCTCGCGGACTCGAACGTCCGGAAAACCGCAGAACGGCTGGTCCGAGAACTCCTCGAGGACGATCGCTCTGCGTTCGACCCGGCCCCGGAGCGCGACCCTGCGGAGGTAACCACGCTCGCCGACGCGATGGCCGACAGAAGCGGTGCGGAGTCAGAAGAGCCGGATACCGATGCGGAAAAATCTGAATCAACGGGAGATGAAGACGGCTCGGAGACAGAACCGATCGAACCGGCTGCTCGTTCTTCCTCTGAAGCAAGCGAGCCAGTTGGCTCGGTCAGCGCTGGGATAGGCGACGAGCCGGATCGTGCCAATTCCAGTGGCGAGTCGGATGGCTCTAAATCCAACGACGGGTCGGATAGCAACGACGGGGCAGACAGCAACGAGTCAGACGAAGATTCCGACAGCGCAGAAACCGACCGCGAATCGGCCGAACCGGATCGAGAGCCGTCGACGGACCGGTCGGAGGAGTCAGAAACCACGTCGCTGGGTGATTTCGCGTGA
- the rad50 gene encoding DNA double-strand break repair ATPase Rad50, protein MKVERIRLRNFKCYGEADLGLERGVTIVHGVNGSGKSTLLEGVFFALYGSKALDNRTLDDVITTGEEEAEIELAFRHDDVDYRIERRLKLRGDRATTTKCVLETPEGTVEGATDVRQKVTNLLRMDAEAFVNCAYVRQGEVNKLIHASPSDRQDMIDDLLQLGALEEYRERASDARLGVKTVLDGQQDVLEDVRTQVEQKEEKDLHERLNELESRRAELADDIENFESQRENASDTLEASTEILERHEETREEIETLEEEIETIRSKINETERKREDAGETIDDRKTRRDDLEDERETILEEIDHVSESGDDTVDTDGDGDAGDDGLELPEPPQALESTAAVEARIDALERADEQLRDDLETLRVEINERSNETDRLESQAAEFESEAADKRERAGDLESKIDDDEDAIEQREEKLSTLEERIEAARERFDAAPIDFGEATDHRETIAEDREAIVSELGDVTAGIKAVRGSIEEGEALLEEGKCPECGQPVEDSPHVDVLDEKRERLAELEAERDALEDERDEIGERIDRAETLREAEREVDRLADNRDNVAQLLAEKRETLADRRERCEQLREDADELEAEAEQHRDAATDLDAQIDDARSDLGKINGTRGEIRTELEELHRLLEIDDEREEIEREIENARERRADWQTMNDERREQLSAKRDRKRELTDEFDEQRIEQAREQKRSAEDYLEKVDEKLSTLREKRTEIQNAIGGVENELEELERLRERLEAIETRCGDLESLYDEAETLQATYGDLRAELRQRNVETLERLLNETFELVYQNDSYASIDLDGQYRLTVYQKDGEPLEPEQLSGGERALFNLSLRCAIYRLLAEGVEGTAPMPPLILDEPTVFLDSGHVTQLVSLVESMRDLGVEQIIVVSHDEELVGAADELVRVEKDATSNRSQLERGEPPEIALLSSD, encoded by the coding sequence GTGAAAGTCGAACGGATCAGACTCCGAAACTTCAAGTGCTACGGTGAGGCCGACCTCGGCCTCGAGCGCGGCGTGACCATCGTCCACGGCGTCAACGGCAGCGGCAAGTCGACGCTGCTCGAGGGCGTCTTCTTCGCGCTCTACGGGTCGAAAGCGCTGGATAATCGCACGCTCGACGACGTGATCACGACGGGCGAGGAGGAAGCCGAAATCGAACTGGCGTTTCGCCACGACGACGTCGACTACCGGATCGAACGACGCCTGAAACTCCGCGGCGATCGGGCGACAACGACGAAGTGCGTCCTCGAGACGCCCGAGGGAACGGTCGAAGGTGCGACAGACGTTCGCCAGAAGGTAACGAACCTGCTGCGGATGGACGCCGAGGCGTTCGTCAACTGCGCGTACGTCAGACAGGGCGAGGTGAACAAGCTCATCCACGCCTCGCCGAGCGACCGCCAGGACATGATCGACGATCTCCTACAACTGGGCGCGCTCGAGGAGTACCGCGAACGCGCGAGCGATGCGCGATTAGGTGTAAAGACGGTTCTCGACGGCCAACAGGACGTACTAGAAGACGTGCGAACCCAGGTCGAACAGAAAGAAGAGAAGGACCTCCACGAACGCTTGAACGAACTCGAGTCCAGACGTGCCGAGCTCGCAGACGACATCGAGAACTTCGAATCCCAGCGCGAGAACGCCAGTGACACGCTCGAGGCCTCGACGGAAATCCTCGAGCGCCACGAGGAGACGCGCGAGGAGATCGAAACGCTCGAGGAAGAAATCGAGACGATTCGGTCCAAGATCAACGAAACCGAGCGAAAACGCGAGGACGCGGGAGAGACGATCGACGACCGAAAGACGCGGCGAGACGACCTCGAAGACGAACGGGAGACGATTCTCGAGGAGATCGACCACGTGAGCGAATCCGGCGACGATACCGTTGATACTGATGGAGATGGGGACGCTGGCGACGACGGCCTCGAGCTACCCGAGCCACCCCAAGCGCTCGAGTCCACTGCTGCCGTCGAAGCGCGGATCGACGCGCTCGAGCGAGCGGACGAACAGCTTCGCGACGACCTCGAAACCCTTCGAGTCGAGATCAACGAGCGATCGAACGAGACGGATCGACTCGAGAGTCAAGCGGCCGAGTTCGAATCGGAAGCGGCCGACAAACGCGAACGGGCGGGAGACCTCGAGTCGAAGATCGACGACGACGAAGACGCGATCGAACAGCGGGAGGAAAAGCTCTCGACGCTCGAAGAGCGGATCGAAGCCGCGCGCGAACGGTTCGACGCCGCGCCGATCGACTTCGGCGAGGCGACAGACCACCGCGAGACCATCGCCGAGGACCGCGAAGCGATCGTCTCGGAACTGGGCGACGTTACCGCGGGGATCAAAGCCGTCCGGGGTTCGATCGAGGAGGGCGAAGCGTTGCTCGAGGAAGGGAAATGCCCTGAGTGCGGCCAGCCGGTCGAAGATTCGCCGCACGTCGACGTTCTCGACGAAAAGCGCGAGCGACTCGCCGAACTCGAGGCCGAACGCGACGCGCTCGAGGACGAACGAGACGAGATCGGCGAGCGAATAGATCGCGCCGAGACGCTTCGGGAGGCCGAACGCGAGGTCGACCGACTCGCGGATAACCGCGACAACGTCGCCCAGTTGCTCGCGGAAAAACGCGAGACGCTCGCGGATCGACGCGAGCGGTGTGAGCAACTCCGCGAGGACGCGGACGAACTCGAGGCGGAAGCCGAACAGCACCGAGACGCCGCGACGGATCTCGACGCCCAGATCGACGACGCTCGGAGCGACCTCGGCAAGATCAACGGAACTCGAGGCGAGATCAGGACCGAACTGGAGGAGTTGCACAGACTTCTCGAGATCGACGACGAACGCGAGGAGATCGAACGCGAGATCGAAAACGCGCGCGAGCGCCGTGCGGACTGGCAGACGATGAACGACGAGCGCCGCGAGCAACTCTCGGCCAAGCGAGACCGAAAGCGCGAACTCACAGACGAGTTCGACGAACAACGAATCGAGCAGGCTCGCGAACAGAAACGCAGCGCCGAAGACTACCTCGAGAAGGTCGACGAGAAGTTATCGACCCTGCGCGAGAAGCGAACCGAGATCCAGAACGCGATCGGCGGCGTCGAAAACGAACTCGAGGAACTCGAACGCCTTCGTGAACGCCTCGAGGCGATCGAGACCCGCTGTGGAGACCTCGAGTCGCTGTACGACGAGGCCGAGACCCTGCAGGCGACCTACGGCGACCTTCGGGCCGAGCTTCGCCAGCGCAACGTCGAGACGCTCGAGCGGCTGCTCAACGAGACGTTCGAGCTGGTCTACCAGAACGATTCGTACGCGTCGATCGATCTGGACGGCCAGTATCGGCTCACCGTCTACCAGAAGGACGGCGAACCCCTCGAGCCCGAACAGCTTTCGGGCGGCGAGCGGGCGCTTTTCAACCTCAGCCTGCGGTGTGCGATCTACCGCTTACTGGCCGAAGGCGTCGAGGGAACCGCGCCGATGCCGCCGCTGATCCTCGACGAACCAACCGTGTTTCTCGACTCGGGCCACGTCACGCAACTCGTCTCGCTGGTCGAATCGATGCGGGATCTGGGCGTCGAACAGATTATTGTCGTCAGTCACGACGAGGAACTCGTCGGTGCCGCGGACGAACTGGTTCGCGTCGAAAAGGACGCCACGTCGAATCGATCGCAACTCGAACGCGGCGAACCGCCCGAAATCGCGCTACTCAGCTCCGATTGA